A part of Drosophila ananassae strain 14024-0371.13 chromosome 2R, ASM1763931v2, whole genome shotgun sequence genomic DNA contains:
- the LOC6493097 gene encoding prominin-like protein isoform X2 has protein sequence MQEFQYGQLGKALLPGFPPRPPRSGHGHSYCSVLLLLAILATIQLDNALEAFPRKSTCHKGTLSKAANDDGDMVDTVSSPLRKLYVSKYEDLLKKVEDTLENEPRVAQSFGAVEDLAHTIQRLGKGFKNLPRIQSLLDEFKKDLPKARRLATQLRDGLRGVKRKLMVHLISECKNRQCQDYYRQNEIRILDLGCLHYDSLPDTEDFMKGIEELSKSNFSTYPEAAAKQLRSLSSSIKDYLNGLLNVVREDLEKGAKTLQEKHDASLELLREVMQNKKSDLEPKKTQNGTSSPPPIQVLRRKLDSSWYITSLIILCVLMVVPVLLLISLLVIFCSIRAATWFLCLTTVAIFALFWLIIIPLLFYLIHGALLHHAFCSGGSGSGSSKGSNSSRSETDIRNILRQCVNNDTLYYVLGLKDHYSLDDFRSDLLEEINKDLTSLEGASMRRDLKAIHPQADEEAQKLLKSNLSSYDSSLFTQHICKQLVPEPKPGPLPEVIRNLESLAGSVDSGSILRNQAIHLRAFLKNLAEPLLSILERMLQALKDVDKVLTAGSGSFKKNIGHVLAKIKEGDEYLGQDMKKFSRNINGVVESSLDDYVRSVDEATKDAEESCQPRAHRESEAKKDNSDLCNRIVKPINGIWFALFLFACLLLPALCCTHYLRCGLRGLDFRSATTLVSMGDDNFVAPSMLPVSLPHCYCYKYLPASPESNVDDIYGDLPKHKTE, from the exons ATGCAGGAGTTTCAATATGGCCAGCTCGGGAAAGCGCTATTGCCTGGGTTCCCTCCTCGGCCTCCTCGCTCTGGCCATGGT CATTCTTATTGCAGTGTACTTCTTTTACTGGCTATCCTTGCCACCATCCAGTTGGACAATGCCCTTGAGGCGTTTCCCAGAAAAAGTACTTGCCACAAAGGTACCTTAAGCAAGGCGGCAAATGATGATGGTGACATGGTGGACACTGTCTCGTCTCCCTTGCGGAAGCTTTACGTGAGCAAATACGAGGATCTGTTAAAAAAGGTGGAGGATACTCTGGAGAACGAGCCTCGGGTCGCTCAGTCCTTTGGAGCAGTGGAGGACCTGGCACACACCATTCAGAGGTTGGGTAAGGGATTTAAAAACCTGCCCAGGATTCAATCACTTCTGGACGAATTTAAAAAGGACTTGCCCAAGGCCAGACGCTTGGCCACTCAGTTGCGGGACG GATTGCGTGGTGTCAAGCGGAAGCTAATGGTTCATCTGATCTCGGAGTGTAAAAACAGGCAGTGTCAGGACTATTATCGCCAGAATGAGATTAGAATACTGGACCTTGGTTGCCTGCATTATGACAGT CTCCCCGACACTGAGGACTTTATGAAAGGCATTGAGGAGCTATCGAAGAGTAATTTTTCCACGTATCCTGAAGCGGCAGCCAAGCAATTGCGTAGCCTTTCCAGTTCCATCAAGGATTACTTGAACGGCTTGCTCAACGTAGTCCGCGAGGATTTGGAAAAGGGAG CTAAGACTCTTCAAGAGAAGCATGATGCCTCCTTGGAATTGCTCCGGGAAGTGATGCAGAATAAGAAAAGCGATCTGGAACCGAAAAAGACGCAAAATGGGACATCCTCGCCCCCACCGATACAGGTCCTGCGCCGCAAGCTCGACTCCTCCTGGTACATCACTTCGCTGATCATCCTTTGCGTCTTGATGGTGGTGCCCGTCCTGCTTCTCATCAGCCTGCTGGTCATCTTCTGCAGCATCCGAGCGGCCACCTGGTTCCTATGCCTCACCACGGTCGCCATCTTTGCCCTCTTTTGGTTAATCATAATACCTTTGCTGTTTTATCTGATACATGGAGCCCTTTTACATCACGCCTTCTGTTCTGG AGGCTCGGGTTCGGGATCGTCCAAAGGTTCAAACAGTTCTCGTTCGGAAACGGATATCCGGAATATTCTGCGGCAGTGCGTTAACAATGATACCCTCTACTATGTCTTGGGTCTGAAGGATCATTACAGCTTGGATGACTTTCGTAGTGACTTGCTGGAAGAGATAAATAAGGACCTTACAAGTCTTGAGGGCGCTTCAATGCGGAGAGACCTTAAAGCCATTCACCCGCAGGCCGACGAGGAGGCCCAGAAGCTCCTCAAGAGCAACCTTTCCAGCTACGACAGCTCCTTGTTCACCCAGCACATTTGCAAGCAACTGGTTCCTGAACCCAAGCCAGGACCTTTGCCGGAGGTGATCCGGAACCTAGAAAGTCTTGCTGGAAGTGTAGATTCGGGGTCCATTCTGCGAAACCAGGCCATCCATCTGCGGGCTTTCCTTAAAAACTTGGCGGAACCCTTGCTCAGCATCCTGGAGAGGATGCTGCAAGCCCTCAAGGATGTGGACAAAGTGCTAACAGCTGGTTCTGGCAGCTTCAAGAAAAATATTGGCCACGTATTGGCGAAGATCAAGGAGGGCGATGAGTACCTCGGTCAGGATATGAAAAAATTCAGTCGCAATATCAACGGAGTTGTGGAAAGTAGCCTGGATGATTACGTTCGCTCGGTGGATGAGGCTACTAAGGATGCCGAGGAGAGCTGTCAGCCCCGGGCCCACAGAGAATCGGAAGCTAAGAAGGATAACTCGGATCTATGCAATCGGATTGTTAAACCCATC AATGGAATCTGGTTCGCGCTGTTCCTGTTCGCTTGTCTTCTGCTCCCCGCCCTGTGCTGCACCCACTACTTGCGATGTGGCCTGAGGGGCCTGGATTTCCGCTCCGCCACCACGCTAGTGTCCATGGGAGATGATAACTTTGTGGCTCCCTCCATGCTTCCTGTGTCCCTGCCCCACTGCTACTGCTACAAGTACTTGCCCGCGTCTCCGGAATCGAATGTGGACGACATCTACGGCGATTTGCCCAAACACAAGACGGAGTAG
- the LOC6493097 gene encoding prominin-like protein isoform X1, with amino-acid sequence MDALRPYFGAANGFTGMLVSDSERIPEGYISSDGNDIGPKVEDGKWRDYLASQTMLKIFCLWLLLWLLAMIVSGIIYALCCSKCRSFNMASSGKRYCLGSLLGLLALAMVVLLLLAILATIQLDNALEAFPRKSTCHKGTLSKAANDDGDMVDTVSSPLRKLYVSKYEDLLKKVEDTLENEPRVAQSFGAVEDLAHTIQRLGKGFKNLPRIQSLLDEFKKDLPKARRLATQLRDGLRGVKRKLMVHLISECKNRQCQDYYRQNEIRILDLGCLHYDSLPDTEDFMKGIEELSKSNFSTYPEAAAKQLRSLSSSIKDYLNGLLNVVREDLEKGAKTLQEKHDASLELLREVMQNKKSDLEPKKTQNGTSSPPPIQVLRRKLDSSWYITSLIILCVLMVVPVLLLISLLVIFCSIRAATWFLCLTTVAIFALFWLIIIPLLFYLIHGALLHHAFCSGGSGSGSSKGSNSSRSETDIRNILRQCVNNDTLYYVLGLKDHYSLDDFRSDLLEEINKDLTSLEGASMRRDLKAIHPQADEEAQKLLKSNLSSYDSSLFTQHICKQLVPEPKPGPLPEVIRNLESLAGSVDSGSILRNQAIHLRAFLKNLAEPLLSILERMLQALKDVDKVLTAGSGSFKKNIGHVLAKIKEGDEYLGQDMKKFSRNINGVVESSLDDYVRSVDEATKDAEESCQPRAHRESEAKKDNSDLCNRIVKPINGIWFALFLFACLLLPALCCTHYLRCGLRGLDFRSATTLVSMGDDNFVAPSMLPVSLPHCYCYKYLPASPESNVDDIYGDLPKHKTE; translated from the exons ATGGACGCACTGAGGCCATACTTTGGGGCGGCAAACGGATTCACTGGCATGCTGGTAAGCGATTCGGAGAGAATACCTGAAGGATATATCTCCTCCGATGGCAATGACATTGGACCCAAGGTGGAGGACGGTAAGTGGAGAGACTACTTGGCCTCACAAACCATGTTGAAGATATTTTGTCTGTGGCTGCTGTTATGGCTCCTCGCGATGATCGTCTCTGG GATAATCTATGCCCTTTGCTGTTCTAAATGCAGGAGTTTCAATATGGCCAGCTCGGGAAAGCGCTATTGCCTGGGTTCCCTCCTCGGCCTCCTCGCTCTGGCCATGGT TGTACTTCTTTTACTGGCTATCCTTGCCACCATCCAGTTGGACAATGCCCTTGAGGCGTTTCCCAGAAAAAGTACTTGCCACAAAGGTACCTTAAGCAAGGCGGCAAATGATGATGGTGACATGGTGGACACTGTCTCGTCTCCCTTGCGGAAGCTTTACGTGAGCAAATACGAGGATCTGTTAAAAAAGGTGGAGGATACTCTGGAGAACGAGCCTCGGGTCGCTCAGTCCTTTGGAGCAGTGGAGGACCTGGCACACACCATTCAGAGGTTGGGTAAGGGATTTAAAAACCTGCCCAGGATTCAATCACTTCTGGACGAATTTAAAAAGGACTTGCCCAAGGCCAGACGCTTGGCCACTCAGTTGCGGGACG GATTGCGTGGTGTCAAGCGGAAGCTAATGGTTCATCTGATCTCGGAGTGTAAAAACAGGCAGTGTCAGGACTATTATCGCCAGAATGAGATTAGAATACTGGACCTTGGTTGCCTGCATTATGACAGT CTCCCCGACACTGAGGACTTTATGAAAGGCATTGAGGAGCTATCGAAGAGTAATTTTTCCACGTATCCTGAAGCGGCAGCCAAGCAATTGCGTAGCCTTTCCAGTTCCATCAAGGATTACTTGAACGGCTTGCTCAACGTAGTCCGCGAGGATTTGGAAAAGGGAG CTAAGACTCTTCAAGAGAAGCATGATGCCTCCTTGGAATTGCTCCGGGAAGTGATGCAGAATAAGAAAAGCGATCTGGAACCGAAAAAGACGCAAAATGGGACATCCTCGCCCCCACCGATACAGGTCCTGCGCCGCAAGCTCGACTCCTCCTGGTACATCACTTCGCTGATCATCCTTTGCGTCTTGATGGTGGTGCCCGTCCTGCTTCTCATCAGCCTGCTGGTCATCTTCTGCAGCATCCGAGCGGCCACCTGGTTCCTATGCCTCACCACGGTCGCCATCTTTGCCCTCTTTTGGTTAATCATAATACCTTTGCTGTTTTATCTGATACATGGAGCCCTTTTACATCACGCCTTCTGTTCTGG AGGCTCGGGTTCGGGATCGTCCAAAGGTTCAAACAGTTCTCGTTCGGAAACGGATATCCGGAATATTCTGCGGCAGTGCGTTAACAATGATACCCTCTACTATGTCTTGGGTCTGAAGGATCATTACAGCTTGGATGACTTTCGTAGTGACTTGCTGGAAGAGATAAATAAGGACCTTACAAGTCTTGAGGGCGCTTCAATGCGGAGAGACCTTAAAGCCATTCACCCGCAGGCCGACGAGGAGGCCCAGAAGCTCCTCAAGAGCAACCTTTCCAGCTACGACAGCTCCTTGTTCACCCAGCACATTTGCAAGCAACTGGTTCCTGAACCCAAGCCAGGACCTTTGCCGGAGGTGATCCGGAACCTAGAAAGTCTTGCTGGAAGTGTAGATTCGGGGTCCATTCTGCGAAACCAGGCCATCCATCTGCGGGCTTTCCTTAAAAACTTGGCGGAACCCTTGCTCAGCATCCTGGAGAGGATGCTGCAAGCCCTCAAGGATGTGGACAAAGTGCTAACAGCTGGTTCTGGCAGCTTCAAGAAAAATATTGGCCACGTATTGGCGAAGATCAAGGAGGGCGATGAGTACCTCGGTCAGGATATGAAAAAATTCAGTCGCAATATCAACGGAGTTGTGGAAAGTAGCCTGGATGATTACGTTCGCTCGGTGGATGAGGCTACTAAGGATGCCGAGGAGAGCTGTCAGCCCCGGGCCCACAGAGAATCGGAAGCTAAGAAGGATAACTCGGATCTATGCAATCGGATTGTTAAACCCATC AATGGAATCTGGTTCGCGCTGTTCCTGTTCGCTTGTCTTCTGCTCCCCGCCCTGTGCTGCACCCACTACTTGCGATGTGGCCTGAGGGGCCTGGATTTCCGCTCCGCCACCACGCTAGTGTCCATGGGAGATGATAACTTTGTGGCTCCCTCCATGCTTCCTGTGTCCCTGCCCCACTGCTACTGCTACAAGTACTTGCCCGCGTCTCCGGAATCGAATGTGGACGACATCTACGGCGATTTGCCCAAACACAAGACGGAGTAG